In Carya illinoinensis cultivar Pawnee chromosome 7, C.illinoinensisPawnee_v1, whole genome shotgun sequence, the following are encoded in one genomic region:
- the LOC122317058 gene encoding B-box zinc finger protein 19-like isoform X2 gives MRTLCDACEGAAAIVFCAADEAALCRSCDEKVHMCNKLASRHVRVGLANPSDVPRCDICENAPAFFYCEVDGSSLCLQCDMIIHVGGKRTHGRYLLFRQRVEFPGDKAGLLEEPAMQPVDPGENIRGQNQPPKLTMGENQQNQRASSIPNLDANADGHSKMDKMIDLNIQPHRMHEQTSNNQFRDQ, from the exons ATGCGAACACTTTGTGACGCTTGCGAGGGCGCGGCCGCTATCGTGTTTTGCGCTGCCGATGAGGCCGCTCTCTGCCGTTCCTGCGACGAAAAG GTTCACATGTGCAATAAGCTTGCTAGCCGGCATGTACGGGTTGGTCTCGCAAATCCCAGTGATGTTCCCCGTTGTGACATATGTGAAAATGCTCCTG CTTTCTTTTACTGTGAGGTGGATGGAAGTTCCCTGTGTTTGCAATGTGACATGATTATTCATGTTGGAGGAAAGCGAACACATGGAAGATATCTTCTGTTTAGGCAGAGAGTTGAG TTCCCAGGAGATAAAGCTGGTCTTCTTGAAGAGCCAGCTATGCAACCCGTGGATCCGGGTGAGAACATAAGAGGACAAAACCAGCCTCCTAAACTGACAATGGGAGAGAACCAGCAAAATCAGAGGGCCTCTTCTATTCCAAACTTAGATGCtaatgctgatgggcattcaaAGATGGATAAAATGATTGATTTGAATATCCAGCCTCACCGGATGCATGAACAGACATCAAACAATCAGTTTAGA GATCAATGA
- the LOC122316841 gene encoding probable serine protease EDA2 — protein MRLFSTNTVIWVLFLLVLSTFSYQNHAFVSSRIMLNRLSQSSNYLTDKELWFSQTLDHFSPFDHRRFQQRYYEFLDQFRLPDGPIFLKICGESSCNGIANDYISVLAKKFGAAVVSLEHRYYGKSSPFNSLKTENLRYLSSKQALYDLAVFRQYYQESLNLKLNRSNVENPWFVFGVSYSGALSAWFRLKFPHLTCGSLASSAVVLAVYNFTEFDQQVGDSAGAECKAALQETNQLVEQRLATEGKTVKTLFGAAELENDGDFFYFLADAAVMAFQYGNPDELCSPLVQAKKAGDNLVEAYAKYVKEYFLGGFGVGVQTYNQKHLKNTALTQDSGDRLWWFQVCTEVAYFQVAPLNDSVRSKKVDTSYHLDLCKNVFGEGIYPDVTATNIYYGGTKIAGSKIVFANGSQDPWRHASKQISSTDMPSYVISCHNCGHGTDMRGCPQAPLSLEGDAQKCSSPDAVHKVRQQITENIDLWLSQCQNLARNSL, from the exons ATGAGGCTGTTCTCGACGAATACGGTGATCTGGGTCTTGTTTTTGCTGGTGCTATCGACCTTTTCTTATCAGAACCATGCCTTTGTTTCGTCTCGAATTATGCTGAACCGCTTGTCTCAAAGCAGTAATTACTTGACCGATAAGGAGCTCTGGTTCTCTCAGACACTCGACCACTTCTCTCCCTTT GATCACCGCCGGTTTCAGCAACGGTACTATGAATTCCTTGACCAATTCCGGCTTCCAGATGgacctatttttttaaaaatttgtggtGAATCTTCATGCAATGGGATAGCCAACGACTATATCAGT GTTTTAGCAAAGAAGTTTGGGGCAGCCGTGGTTTCTCTTGAGCATCGCTACTATGGCAAAAGTTCCCCCTTCAATTCACTGAAGACGGAAAACTTGCGGTATCTGTCATCTAAGCAGGCGCTCTACGATTTGGCTGTTTTTCGCCAATATTATCAG GAGTCACTAAATTTGAAGCTCAATAGATCAAATGTTGAAAATCCCTGGTTTGTTTTTGGTGTTTCTTACTCGGGAGCTCTTAGTGCATGGTTCCGTCTTAAGTTTCCTCATTTAACATGTGGAAGTCTTGCAAGTTCTGCAGTTGTTCTTGCTGTTTATAACTTCACTGAATTTGACCAGCAG GTTGGTGATTCAGCTGGTGCGGAATGTAAAGCTGCATTGCAAGAAACCAATCAACTTGTTGAACAGAGACTTGCAACAGAAGGAAAAACAGTCAAGACATTGTTTGGCGCAGCTGAG CTTGAGAATGATGGcgatttcttctattttctggCAGATGCTGCTGTTATGGCG TTCCAATATGGAAACCCCGATGAACTATGCTCCCCTCTTGTTCAAGCAAAGAAGGCTGGAGACAATTTGGTG GAAGCATATGCGAAATATGTGAAAGAGTATTTTCTTGGAGGTTTTGGTGTTGGCGTTCAGACATATAATCAGAAACACTTGAAAAACACTGCTCTTACTCAAGACAGTGGTGACCGCTTGTGGTGGTTCCAAGTTTGTACTGAAGTTGCATATTTTCAGGTTGCACCATTAAATGATAGCGTTCGCTCCAAAAAGGTTGACACAAG TTACCATCTGGACCTTTGCAAAAATGTCTTCGGAGAGGGAATCTATCCTGATGTTACTGCAACAAATATTTACTATGGAGGCACAAAAATAGCTG GCTCAAAAATAGTTTTTGCAAATGGCTCACAAGATCCTTGGCGTCATGCGTCCAAACAGATTTCATCAACAGATA TGCCTTCATACGTCATTTCTTGTCATAACTGTGGCCATGGGACTGATATGCGAGGATGTCCTCAAGCTCCTTTAAGCCTTGAAG GCGACGCCCAGAAGTGCAGCTCACCTGATGCAGTTCACAAAGTAAGGCAACAGATTACAGAAAACATAGACTTGTGGCTGTCACAGTGCCAAAACTTGGCTAGGAATTCTCTGTGA
- the LOC122317318 gene encoding protein CHAPERONE-LIKE PROTEIN OF POR1, chloroplastic: protein MTLFGLTASPSRYCLQIPGRGPGSLNRRASAFPSARKPKQHIGFLRLERTYQTDSVQRCRTQQSHLIKCAMDASYGDGANGPPAIFPRINVRDPYKRLGISREASEDEIQAARNFLVRQYAGHKPSVDAIESAHDKIIMQKFYERKNPKIDIKKKVREVRQSRIVQAITDRFQTPSTKFIIKTSIAFVVLGVLTILFPTEEGPTLQVAISLMATIYFIHDRLKSKIRAFLYGAGAFAFSWLLGTFLMVAVIPPIPVLKGLRSFEVLSSLITYVLLWISSTYLK, encoded by the exons ATGACCCTATTCGGATTGACCGCTAGTCCCTCTAGATATTGTCTCCAAATACCTGGCCGCGGCCCAGGGTCTCTGAATAGGCGAGCTTCTGCTTTTCCTAGTGCCAGGAAACCAAAACAACATATTGGGTTTCTCCGTCTAGAAAG AACTTACCAGACTGATTCCGTGCAAAGATGCCGTACACAACAATCTCACTTGATCAAGTGTGCCATGGATGCTTCCTATGGTGATGGGGCAAATGGACCTCCGG CTATCTTTCCTAGAATTAATGTAAGGGACCCATACAAACGACTTGGAATAAGCAGGGAGGCCTCTGAAGATGAAATTCAAGCTGCCAGAAATTTCCTTGTTCGTCAATATGCTGGGCACAAACCAAGTGTGGATGCTATTGAATCTGCCCATGACAAAATTATTATGCAGAAGTTCTATGAAAGGAAAAACCCCAAAATAGACATCAAGAAAAAGGTTCGGGAGGTCAGGCAGTCCCGTATTGTTCAGGCTATCACAGATAGGTTCCAAACTCCATCAACAAAGTTCATTATAAAGACTTCTATTGCCTTTGTAGTGCTTGGAGTTCTCACCATTCTCTTTCCCACTGAAGAAGGCCCCACCCTTCAGGTCGCAATATCTCTGATGGCTaccatatattttattcatgatCGATTAAAGAGCAAAATCCGAGCTTTTCTCTACGG GGCTGGAGCGTTTGCTTTTTCATGGCTGCTGGGAACTTTCTTGATGGTGGCTGTGATTCCACCGATCCCTGTACTTAAAGGACTGAGGAGTTTTGAAGTGTTGAGTTCATTGATAACCTATGTGCTACTCTGGATTTCGTCTACTTATCTTAAGTAG
- the LOC122317058 gene encoding B-box zinc finger protein 19-like isoform X1, translating into MRTLCDACEGAAAIVFCAADEAALCRSCDEKVHMCNKLASRHVRVGLANPSDVPRCDICENAPAFFYCEVDGSSLCLQCDMIIHVGGKRTHGRYLLFRQRVEFPGDKAGLLEEPAMQPVDPGENIRGQNQPPKLTMGENQQNQRASSIPNLDANADGHSKMDKMIDLNIQPHRMHEQTSNNQFRVFFILLCNST; encoded by the exons ATGCGAACACTTTGTGACGCTTGCGAGGGCGCGGCCGCTATCGTGTTTTGCGCTGCCGATGAGGCCGCTCTCTGCCGTTCCTGCGACGAAAAG GTTCACATGTGCAATAAGCTTGCTAGCCGGCATGTACGGGTTGGTCTCGCAAATCCCAGTGATGTTCCCCGTTGTGACATATGTGAAAATGCTCCTG CTTTCTTTTACTGTGAGGTGGATGGAAGTTCCCTGTGTTTGCAATGTGACATGATTATTCATGTTGGAGGAAAGCGAACACATGGAAGATATCTTCTGTTTAGGCAGAGAGTTGAG TTCCCAGGAGATAAAGCTGGTCTTCTTGAAGAGCCAGCTATGCAACCCGTGGATCCGGGTGAGAACATAAGAGGACAAAACCAGCCTCCTAAACTGACAATGGGAGAGAACCAGCAAAATCAGAGGGCCTCTTCTATTCCAAACTTAGATGCtaatgctgatgggcattcaaAGATGGATAAAATGATTGATTTGAATATCCAGCCTCACCGGATGCATGAACAGACATCAAACAATCAGTTTAGA GTTTTCTTCATTTTGCTTTGCAATAGTACATGA